TCTTCGCGGTATTTGAAGAACACCGCACACCGGTATCGGCGGAAACCGCTGTTCTCGATGAAGCATGTGCCGTTCTCGCGGATGATTTTACGGCGGAAATAGATATGCCGACGCTTGCATCGCGTCTGCATATCGGGTACGAGCAGTTCCGCAAACAGTTCAAGCAGCACACCGGCCATGCGCCGAAGGAATATCGCATCAGAAAAAAGATCGCTTATGCGCAGCATCTGCTCAACACCGAGGCGATATCCGTCCGTGCACTGAGCATGAAGCTTGGATATCCGACACCGTTCGCGTTCACCCGACAGTTCAAGAAGTATACGGGGCTTTCCCCGCTCATATTCAAACGCGCGATGTGGTCATGACATCACTGTTGCGGCTGCTCGGATCGTTCGCACGATTCGCCGGGGGCATTGCGGCCATCCCGTCATCGCTCCTGCTCGGCTTCCTGATAAAGACCGAGGGCCCGCTCGCGGTATACTTCTCTATCATGACGCTTCCGGCGGCTATTGCATTCCTGAGCGCCATATTCCTGGAGAAGGTCCTGACATACCCGTTCGTCGCCGGTGCCGTGCAGAGCATCGTCGGCTGCAGTGCGCAATTCGTCATCGGCATACCGATAGCGCTCATCGCATACGCAGTGTTCGCCGCCATCACCAATCATGAGAAATTCCCCTGGATAGCACGCGATCTCTTCCGCGTCGTCCTGGCATTCATCACGATCGCGTTCCCGATGCTCATCTTCGCCGCGTTTATGACCGTCGGCCTCAGCGGGGCGCATATCCCGGAAAAACTTTCATTGTACTCGCTCGGCTTCGTAAGCGGTGCCCTCGGGCTGCTCCTTGGTTTTCCATTCATGCATCGTTCTTTGCTCGCCGTCTTCATCGCCGCAGCGGCGAATATGGCGGTGATCGCGTCGTTCATCGATGCATGGAGAAGATATTATCGTACGAACAGCGGATGGGGAACGCTCGACCTTGCCGCCGATAAAAGCCCGAAGGAAAAGCGCTCCATGGCGGTCATGGCTATTGCCGGTACTGTCGGCATGATGATCGGCATTTACCTGATCTACGAACCGCATCGCCCGCGATACTTCGATGCAGATGCCGCAGTCGCGGAAGCATCGACATGGTATTCGAATATGAGCAGAAAATATCGATACAGCGTGACGTACACGTTCATCGTCGCTCACACAGGAAAGAAGATCGAGCACCGGGCGTTCGACTGCTCGAGCAATTTCTACGCGTTCGCACGGACGAACAGCACGTTCCCTGTCCGCTACGCCGACGACGGAAATGAATACCGCATCGACTACGCACGGCACTACGGCGTGAGCAGGTCATGGGACGGCAATGGCGGTGTCGGGCTTGGCATTCTCAGCGCCGGCATCGGTTTCATCATCATCGGCATCGCGTATTTCGCCGATCTCATTCGTCGACGTCGCAGATCAAAAGCCGGCGGCATACCATAATACTCAGTGCCGGCACTATTCGAGCATTATCTCGATCGCTTTCCTGTTTGTCCTGAACACCCCCCATGCCTCGTTCATTTTTTCTGCGAAGAAAATCGCGCCTCGGCCCGGGGGCGCGGGGATATCCGCGCTCGATCCGTTGGTCAGAAATACTCGGAGCATCGATGCACCGGAGGCACGTTCGCTGTAGAATACTTCCATATTCGTAATCTCTGCGTAACCGATCTTTCTGC
This sequence is a window from Spirochaetota bacterium. Protein-coding genes within it:
- a CDS encoding AraC family transcriptional regulator; the protein is FAVFEEHRTPVSAETAVLDEACAVLADDFTAEIDMPTLASRLHIGYEQFRKQFKQHTGHAPKEYRIRKKIAYAQHLLNTEAISVRALSMKLGYPTPFAFTRQFKKYTGLSPLIFKRAMWS